AAGAGCAACACATTCTCCTAAATCAGGGCATTGATCTTAAAGAAAATATCGGGAGTATATTTCGTGAAGAGGTCTATCATGAGTCGGGCTTGACGGCATATAATCGTAAACGCTTCTTAGCATGTGATCCTTATTATAGATTGGAAGTAAACTTACCGCCCGGCTGCTATAAAATCATTGTGTTCATGGAAGTGCCGGTGCGTGGACATAAATACTTTGACTATTTTGTGGATCCGCTAAATGCAAATGCGGTAGATTATTTTATTGAAACAACACATACACAATACAAAAAACACCTAGGTGAATTTTTTGGAGAAACCATTAAAGGTTTCTTTACAGATGAGATTCATCCGACAGGATATGAAGATCAAGTTTTGCCTTGGTCACCTCAGATGCCAAGAATTTATCATGAAACAACAGGACGTAACCTATTGGATGAACTTCCGGCACTTTTTCTTGATGGTGTTGGCGATGTAGAGAGGATACGTCAAGACTTTTATACAAGTTTAGTGGATGAATTTATAGAAAGCTATGATAAGAAAATGTTAGCGTGGTGCCATGAGAATCATTTGCAATATATTGGAGAAAAACCGATTTTAAGAAGTGAACAACTGGCATATATGGATATTCCGGGTATTGATGCCGGACATCAAAAAGTAGGGACAACACCTGAGATGTTTAGTCAACGATATCGTGCCAATGGAAAAATCGTTGCGTCAGCCGCACATTTTTATCATAAAGAATATGCCCTATGTGAAGCTTTTCATAGTATCGGTTGGGGGCTGGAGATACAAGATATGAAGTGGACCTATGATTGGCTCTTGCTTCAGGGGGTGACGATGTTTGTAAACCATGCATATTATAGTAATGCGCAAGGGCTTGCCAAACATGATGCGCCACCTTCGGGATTTTTTCAGATGCCTTGGTATCAACATCAAAAACAATTGTCTCAATATGTGAAAACGATAACTTCGGCTATGGATGGTGGCAAACGCCCTATAGAGGTGCTTTTGGTGGATCCAATTGTATCCACGTGGAAGTATCGGACGAAGCAAATGCGAGAAAAACGTCTATCTCAATTTGAGCAAATGCAACAAGCATTGTTTTTGGCCGGCTATGATTTTTATATTATGGATCCACGTTTGCTAGAATATTGCACCAAGGAAGAGGACGGACTGCGTTATGAAGAGCAGTTGTTCAAAGTTGTCGTTGGTCCAGATGAAATAAATGTAAAAAAGGTTCTAGAGCAATGTCAACTAAAACACATTCCAAGATATGAAGTGCTTCAACAGGGAATGAAAATTGATGGCATCTATGCGATTGCCTGGGAGAAAGAAGGTGACCACTATCATTTTGTTGTCAATACAGCTGATTTTAGAGGACAAGTTGAACTGGTGAATCAAGACAGACAAGAGTTGAGTACATTTTACATTCGGGCCTTTGAAAGTGTGTTGATCATTAACCAAAGCGTTAAGCAAGCTTATGCACCCCAAGACAAAAGGACATGGACGCTTGATCTTGAACAAGCCTGTGCCATTAAGCGGTTAAAAGAAAATGCACTCCGAATAGATACGTGGGAGTTAACATTAGAAGGGCAGTCCCATACAGTCAAGGCAAAACCGATTATTGATCAGCTTGCCGATGGAGGATTTATGTTGCCACTAAAACGCCAGGATCGTTTTGGAACACCAAAACAATTGCTGTTTCCAACAGTATACATGAAATATGGGACGTATTTTTTTCTTGAGGTTTGTAATCCAATTAAACTGCGTGTTGAAAAAAAAGGTATATGTGGACAATGGAGTATGCTTATTAATGGGCATGGTCTAACATCGGAAAACATTTTGCAAGAGAAAAATTATACAAAGGATGGGTATGAAGTTGATATTACATCGTATTTATGCCAAGGGTTAAACACGATTGAGGTTTTGCTTGAAGCAAAAAAATCGTGGGAAGGTATACGAACACCTATATATCTTCTGGGAGATTTTTCAGTGCATACAAAAAATGGGCGTTTTGTACTGTGTGAAAAAAGAACAAGAGGAAAGCTAGGTCAATACCAGGCAATGGGAATCCCCTACTATGTCGGTGATATTCAATATAGTTATACAGTAACGGGAGCAAAGGATATAGATTGGCTGTCTATTGACGATCCAAAGTTCCAACAAAGTGCCATGCTTATCGTTAACGGACAAAATGTAGGTGTAAGGACATTTTCGCCATATGTATGGAATGTAGAGAATATATGGAAAAAAGGGGAAAATCGGGTTGAGATTATTGCATCTACAACGCGATTAGGGTATTATGAAGATCAGCATTATATAGCAAATCACACTCCTTATGGAGCATACGTAACATATGAAAGGGATTTTGAATGAATAAACAAGAAATTATTAAAAAAATTGATGCTGTTGTAGAACGGCTTATGACATTAGGTGCGGCGGATAATGAAAAGGACAAGACCACTTCAGCAGAGGCGCACAAAAAAGGAATCATTGAACGTGATTTTGGTATTAAAGAATGGGATTGGCCTCAAGGGGTCGGCTTATTTGGATTAACAAAGCTACAAAGCTATTATGGAGATACACGGTATGATGACTTTTTAAATCAATGGTATTTGGATAATATTGTCCTTGGTCTTCCGTCACAAAATATTAATACAACGGCACCGTTTCTAACATTAAACGGACTTGCACAGCGTATAGATGACCAGGGGTTTGAGCAATTGTGCATTCAAAGAACAGAATGGTTAATGCAGCATTTGCCAAAAACAAAAGAAGGTGGATTCCAGCATGTCACAAGCGCCATTGGCGATCGCATGGGCGTGCGCCTCAACGAAGGAGAGCTTTGGATAGATACCTTATTTATGGCAGTGCTATTTTTAAATGCGATGGGTCATCGTCATAATCGTGTGGAATGGCGAGAAGAAGCGCTAAAACAAGTGCTTATACATATAAAATATTTATATGATAAAAAAACAGGGTTATTTTATCATGGATGGAGTTTTTTGCGCAATGATAATTTTGGTGAAATATATTGGGGACGAGGCAATGCATGGTTTACCTTTGGAATTATTGAATACTTAGAAGCCGCCAAGACGACCCTACCTAGAGCGACGCAAGAATATATTCAAGAGACCTATGTTGCACAAGTAGAGCGTCTTATTCAGTTGCAAGACCCAACTACAGGTTTATGGCATACTGTCTTGGATGATCCGACCAGCTATTTAGAAGTATCAGGTTCATCAGGAATCGCAGCGGGTATATTGCAGGGGATTCGTTGCGGATATTTGGATGCATCTTATCAAGCCTATGCAATGAAAGCCATTGATGCTATCGCAAAAGCAGTCGATGAATCAGGGACGGTTACAGGCGTTTCAGCAGGAACCGGGATTGGTATGGATGCTCAGCATTATAAAGATATTATTATTGCACCAATGGCCTATGGGCAATCATTGGGGTTACTTGCATTAACAGAAAGTTTGTATTTTATATAGTGTAATATTAAAAAGCTGTCCTATGCATTAATTTTTGATGCATAGGACAGCTCTTTGCTTTTCAATCGAGATAATAACACGTATAATAGGAGGAGGAGGTGTTTATATGGAACAAAAAATTCGTAGTATAAAAAGAATAACAAAAGGTCAACGAGCGGTTGATGGTGCAGGAGTACATCTTGTTCGCGTTCTTGGATATCATGACACAAAGGAATTTGATCCGTTTTTGATGCTTGATGCATTTGACTCAAAAAATCCAGAAGATTACATAAAAGGATTTCCATGGCATCCACACCGAGGCATAGAGACAATAACATATTTGATTGAAGGGCGTATTGAACATGGGGACAGCTTGGGTAATCATGGAAGTATCTTAGCTGGCGAATGTCAATGGATGACAGCAGGATCCGGAATTATTCATCAGGAGATGCCAAAGGCTTCAAAACGTATGTTGGGAGCGCAATTGTGGCTTAATCTTCCGGCAAAAGACAAGATGACAACGCCAAGGTATGGAGATATCAAGCAAGACCAAGTACCGATTCTTAAAGAAGATAATCATACAGTACGTATTATATCGGGTCAGTATTTAGGGCATCAAGGTGCATTTCAAGGACAGTATATTCAAGCGACGTATCTTGACGTTACAGTTGAGCCTAATTCAACATGGTCCTACACAACACCTAAAGATGAGAACTTATTTGTATACATTGTTGAAGGTGAGGCTGGGTTTGGTGATGCGTTAGATCAGCTTATTGAAGAAAAACATGCGGTTTTGTTCACACAAGGAGAGCAATTCTTACTACAAACCAAAGAAAAAAGTATACGATGCCTGCTTTTCATGGGAAAACCCCTGCATGAACCGATTGCTTGGGGCGGTCCGATTGTTATGAATACTCGAGAGGAGCTTGATTTAGCCTTTCGAGAGTTGGATGAAAATACATTTGTAAAACATAGAGAAAAAAGTAATTAGGGAACATTGGATGAAGTTCTATCGTCAGATATAGATGATATTTTTTAACGGGAGACGAACATATGAGCAAGGAAAAAATTAAAGAAGAACTAATAAGCTGGACAAAAGTCATTGTATTTGCAATGACACTGGCATATGTGATCAACCATCTGGTGATTATCAATGCCTATGTTCCTTCACAATCCATGGAAAATACCCTGCAAGTGAAGGATCGATTAATCGCTAATCGATTGGCCTATCTTTTTAATGAACCCAAACGTGGAGATGTTGTTATCTTTGAGTTTGATCAAGATGGGGAAGAAAAACACTACGTGAAGCGCTTAATCGGCTTGCCGGGAGACATAGTCAATATCCGAGAAGGCAATGTTTATGTCAATGACCAGCTGCTTAAGGAACCTTACTTGAAGGAAGCGATGGATAATAATGAAGATGGTAACTTTGAGGTTCCAAAAGGATATTATTTCTTCTTAGGAGACAATCGTAATAAAAGTATTGATGGGCGTTTTTGGGTAAAACCATATATTTCCAAGAAAGCTGTTTTGGGCAAAGTCGTCTTAAGTTACTATCCGAACTTTCGACTGATAACAGGACAAAAGGACAAATAAAAAGAAGGTTATGACATTTTATCCATGGAGTAAGTTGGTATAATAGTCTTATAAATCAAGTGTTTTACTTGGAAGGAGATTATTATGCAAACGTATATTGTTGATACAAAAAAGCAAAAAGCACAAATTAACCGAAATATTTATGGGCATTTTTCTGAACATCTGGGACGATGTATCTATGAAGGCCTATATGTGGGGGAAGATTCTCATATTCCCAATATCGACGGCATGCGTACAGACGTTATAGAAGCTTTAAAAGCCATGGGATTACCCTTGCTTCGGTGGCCTGGAGGCTGTTTTGCGGATGAGTATCATTGGAAAGATGGAATAGGACCAAAAGAACAACGTAAAAAAATGATTAACACCCATTGGGGTGGAGTGGTCGAAGATAATAGCTTTGGAACCCACGAGTTCTTACGCCTATGTGAACTACTGGAATGCGAACCTTACATCAATGGAAATGTTGGTAGCGGAACCGTACAGGAAATGTCGGAGTGGGTAGAGTATATGACGTTTGACGGATTGTCTCCCATGGCTAAACTGCGTGAAGAAAATGGACAAAAAAAACCGTGGAAGGTAAAATACTTCGGTGTTGGTAATGAAAACTGGGGCTGTGGGGGGAACATGCGTGCAGAGTACTATGCAGACCTTTATCGTCGATATTCCACCTATACAAGAAACTATGGTGATAATCAATTGTTTAAAATAGCAGGCGGACCCAATGTCGATGACTATCACTGGACAAAAGTTTTGATGGAAGTTGCCGGACCTTTTATGGACGGCCTAAGCTTACATTATTATTCCTTTGTCAATAATTGGGATAATAAAGGCTCGGCAACACAGATGAGCGAAATGGATTATTATCGTGTCTTGAAAAATACATGGAAAATGGAAGAATTGGTGACTAAACACAGTCAGATCATGGATCAATATGATCCTCAAAGACGTGTGGCACTTATAGTTGACGAATGGGGAACATGGTATGATGTTGAACCAGGAACTAATCCTGGGTTTTTGTACCAGCAAAACAGTATGCGAGATGCACTCGTTGCCGGCATTAATCTGAATATTTTTAACAAGCATGCACAGCGGGTACGAATGGCCAATATTGCACAATTAGTCAATGTGTTGCAATCGGTGATTTTGACGGAAGGTGAAAAGATGATAAAGACACCTACTTATCATGTTTTTGACATGTACCAAGCACATCAAGATAACCAATTGCTTGAAAGTTATATTTCAACACCTGATCTTTTGATAGATGATGTTACAATTCCAGCCATTACCGAGTCGGCGTCTATCAATCCTTTAGGACAGGTTGTTTTGACCTTGTGTAATTTGGATTTAAGCCAAGAACAGCATATAGATGTACATACTTTAGGGTATCAGCCAAAAAAAGTGGAGGGGCATATTCTTCACGGTGCTATGGATGCGCACAATACCTTTGAAGCACCCAAGAATCTTACAAAACAAGAATTTGACCAAGTTGTGTTAAATGACAAAGGCTGCCATATTACACTTCCGGCATGCTCCGTTGTTCGCTTGATTCTTGAAGCATAATGGGACCCTGTAAACGATGTTATGCCTTTGTCGATGGAAGTGCTGATCTTTATACAGCGATGCAAAAGCATATGAAAAATCTGCCGCCTGAGATGAAGTGTACCCAAGAAGTCTATGAACGACGCTTGGCCCAGTGTGAGGCGTGTGAAAAACTTCAAAATGGCATGTGTGCATATTGTGGCTGTTTTGTCATCTTGCGAGCGCGTAAAAAAAATCAATATTGTCCATATCCAAAGACCCCTAAATGGTAGGGGTCTTTTAGTGCATTATGTCAAAGATGAGGGCAAGAAAATAGGACGTATCTAGGACGAAAGGATGCAAAATAAGGAGATATACCTATGAAAAAAGCCTTGTGAACATGGGTAGAATATACTATAATTTAGTTTATGGTATACGTTTTTTGTAAACTTTGCCATAAGCCGGCATATAATATTAGTTTACATTGAGTTTGGAATCATTTTTCGACACATAAAGATTAGAGAAGCGGATATAGCCTGTTTTATTAGCGGAACGAAGCAGAGAAAATATACAGGAGGCTATATCGATGAAAAAAGTTCTAAGTATTCTTATGAGTTTAGCAATGGCTTTATTAGCATCAGGTGCAGCACATAAAGTAATATAATATTAACATGCCGGCTTAACAAAGGAGCGTGGCTGATGAAACAAAAACATAAAAAGACGATTATTTTAAATAGTATATTAGGAATTATATATTTTATAGTAGCTTTTATTTTTTACCAGCAATTTGGTATAAGCGACTGGAAGCAACTTTTGTTTTGGAGTGTCCTTGCCATTGTTGCAGAATCCTTTGTCGTGGTATCTTCGGCGGGAACATCCACATCGGTGGGGACAGCAATCTATCTGTATGCTGCAGTTCTTGGAACACCACTGGATGTTATGCTGGTCGTAACCTTAGGGGTGCTGCTTTGCTTTCCGGAGATTAATGACAAACGACGCCATATATTGAATACTCCGCTGTATAAAATGTTGTTTAATGTCTTTAATATATCCCTTTCCATGGGACTTGCCAGTGTGTTCTTCAAATTTTACCAAGGAGACTTTAACATTGTTGTCTATGCGCTTGTAATGTTTGTTGTTCTTGCGGCAGAAGAACTCATTAACGGGTTTATCTTATATCAATATTTTTCGATTCAGCTAGATGATATTAAGGCGCGAGATATTTTGAAGGATATTTTAGGATCATATCTTAATTCCATTGCAATAGGTACACTCGGAATATTTTTAGTATTTGCAGACTATACTTATGGCAAATCCATTGTTATCATATTGTTTATTCCAATTTTATTGGCTAGATATTCGTTCAAATTATATTATGATTCTCAACGAATGGCAATTGATACCATACATGCGCTTAATGAAGCACTTCATGCAAAGGATGCCTATACCGGGGGGCATACAGGGCGGGTTCAACAATATGCCATGGATATAGCTAAGGCATATAAATTGACGAGCCACCAGATTGACACCATTGATAAGGCGGCGTTATTACATGATATTGGCAAAATCGGTATTCCGGATGATATACTCAATAAAAACGGTAAGTTAACGGCTGAAGAGTATCGACGGATACAAGAACATGCAACAATTGGCGGGCATATTATAGGAAGTGTACATTCCTTGAGAAAGATATCGTTGATTATTATTCAGCATCATGAACGTTATGATGGTAAGGGATATCCCAATCAGCTGTCGGGAGATCAGATAAGCATTGAAGCGGCAATCCTTATGATTGCAGACAGTTTTGATGCCATGACATCGGATCGCCCATACCGTAAAGCATATACAAAAGAGTATGCAATTAAGGAATTAATAGAAAATGCTGGGATTCAGTTTCATCCCAAAGTGGTCAAATGCTTCGTTGAAGAAGTGCTGTCACAGCCTGGATATAATGTAGGGGACGCTACGGCGGAGATTGTTGAAATTGACCAAGTACTGGAGGCACAAAATACTTCGGAAAGGGCAAAAGAGGCATGATATTTGAGGGGATTGTTTTAGCCGTTATTTTTGGATATCTTCGAAAAGGGCGAATAAAAAATTTGGAAAATATCACTATACAATACTGGGGAGCATTTATTTTTGCATTTGGGATGCAAACGATAGCCTTTGTGATTGAATCGATACCGGAAGTGGGATTTTATTTATTGCATATTGGAAGTTATGTTCTTATTGTGTTTGTCTGTATAAGAAACCATCGCTTCATAGGAATGTGGCTTATGGGTATAGGAACTTTCTTAAATGGCTTGGTTATTGCACTAAATCATGGTATGATGCCTGTTAAGCTCCCAATAGGAGCGGAACCGATTTTTGACCGAGGGCACATGCTCCTAACACATACAACGCAATTGGGATTTTTAGCCGATATTTTTGTTATAGAGATTCCAAAACTATCCACTCGAGTGATGAGCGTTGGAGACTTTATAATTGTTGTAGGTGTGTTTCATCTTGTACAACAGGGCATGCAAGCAAAAAGGGAAAATAATACGGTTTAAAATAGAATGGACTTTACTGCTAGGTATAGTCTTTTTTTCATATGTCAAGGCAAGCTTCCTGATGTAAATAATATTTTGGCAAAATAAGGCGCTATAGTCGCGTTGCAGATAGTGTAAGGAGAAGGAAATGAAAGCAAAAAACGCCATATCACTTAAATCAAAAATTATTGTACTTATCGTATGTGTGTCAATACTACCGATGGTTGTTTTGGCAATTATGGTGTCATATAACTATAATAATATCATTAAAGAGCGTTTTGTATCTTATGCCCAAGGTAATATGAGCCATGTGACGGCAACCATTAATAATGAGCTGGAGGGCATGCAAGAGTCAGTGCGCTATATGCTTCAGGACCCAACATTTAATGATGTCATCGTAAAGCAACCCAACGTGGAAGAAAATTCACTTGAGATGTTTGACCTTATCCGAGATATTAAATCGTATCTAAGTACGATTGTCTTTGGTAAGAAAAACTATGATGTAGGGGGGATTTTCTTCTATAAAACAGACCAACATGTCTACTATCCAAAAGAGGTTGGGTTAATCGATCGAAATGAGATTCCTGTTGAAGAAATGGCTAATCTAGCAAGAAGCAGCGTTAAAACCCAGTTTTATGAAACTTATGTCGATGGTCAACTCAACGTATACTTGACGCAGTTATTGTTGCACAAGGATAGTTTCAAGCCAATTGCCATGATGTATTACCGCATTGACCCGGAGTACTTAGAGCATATTTTAGAAAATATAAATATTCAGTCGGATGAGTCCATATATTTATATGCTGATGAGGCGCGTGTCATTGCATCCAAAGGAACCGTGCGTAATGACCACAAGATTTTAAGTGAGGAATTTAGAGAAAAAGAGCCGGGCTTATATATCCAAACAATGGATCAAGAGGAATATTACATCATTACAGATCGTATTCCGACGCTAAACTTATCTTTGATTACCCTCGTTTCATCGAAAATGTTAATGCAAGACTCTGAAAAAATTATACGCCTAGGGATTATATTGTACTTGGCAATGGTACCTTTTTTTATATTGATGGCATATGTTCTTTTTCGTGTAATATTAAAACCGATGCGAGAACTCACATCAAAAATGAAGGCGTTTGAACGAGGGGAGCTGGATGTTAAGGTGCCTGAAACGCGAACGGACGAGTTCGGCGTTGTTTATAATGCATTCAACAGGATGACCCAAAATATTAATCGACTTGTGAGCGATGTGTATGTAAAAGAGCTGGCAAAAAAAGATGCTGAAATATCGGCACTTCAAGAACAAATCAATCCGCATTTTTTATATAATACGTTGGAATCTATTAATTGGCGCGCTCAACTTGCAGGCGAAGAAGAAATTGCACTCATGATACAAGCCCTTTCAAAGCTGATGGACGCATCCACAAACCGTTCCAAACGTAAGGTTATTACAGTCAAGGAAGAAGTCGGATACTTAAATCAATATATGTATTTGATTCAGATGCGCTATTCAGATAGTCTAAAATACAAGCAGACTATTGATGCATCAATTCAGGATGCACTAGTCCCCAAGCTTCTTTTGCAACCGTTAATCGAAAATGCGGTTAAGCATGGTATAGAACCGATTGGTGAAGGGTGCATCGAATTGATTGGAAGACGAGATGGTGAACGATTAGAATTTATTGTACGCGATAATGGCAGTGGAATGGATGAAGAACAGTACAAGAAAATACAATGCATGATTACCGAAGAAAAAGGAATTATGGATATGAAAAAAGGCGAAGGTGCAAGTGTTGGGCTTCAAAATGTATTCAGACGAATACAGTTAATATATGGCAATGATGCAAAAATATGGATTGAAAGCAGTCAAAATGAAGGAACATCCATTATGATTAGCTTTCCGGCGACTCTAGAAACGATGACAGAATAAGGAGACAGTATGGGAAAATATAAGATTTTTATTATTGATGATGAACCGATGGTAATCAAAGGGCTTAAAGAACTTGTTCCCTGGGAGGAAATCAATTGTGAGATTTGTGGCACAGCAAAAAATGGTGTAGAAGGATTACAGTTGATTGGAGAATTAAAGCCGGATATCGTTGTTAGTGATATTCGAATGCCGAAGTTAAATGGATTGCAGATGATTGAAAAGCTAAGGGCGGTAACGAAAGAGACAAAGTTTATTGTATTGACAAGTTATCGTGAGTTTGACTATGCACAAAAAGCCATTGAACTAGGCGTTATAAAATATTTATTGAAGCCGACGAATATAGAAGATATAAAATCTGCTGTAATCGAAGCAATGATGCAATTAGATGATGAGCGTTCCAAGGAAGACGATGTTAAACGCTTAAGGAAAAAATTAATTGAGACCATCAATGTCTTTGATGAAGAAGCAGTTGAAGAAGCGGTGAATGAGCCGATTAAAAAACAAAAGGACCAGATAACATCCTCAAAAGAGGAAGAAAATGAATCAAGAATTAAGTATTTAGCGGTTCAAGCAATTAACTATATGAAAGAAAATTATAGCCACAAACTGGATCTTCAAGAAGTTGCAGACCATCTTCTTATTAGCACATGGTATTTGTGCAAAATACTCAAACAGGAACTGGATAATTCTTTTGTGCAGCTGCTTAATGAGATTCGCGTTCAAGAAGCGAAACGGCTTCTTGTTGAGACGCAATATAAGGTTTATGAGATAGGAGAGCTTGTAGGATATACAGACACACCGTATTTTACGAAGACTTTTAAAAAGTACACAGGTGTAACTCCTAACCAATATAGAAACACAAATTATGTCTAGGTAATATAAGAATAAGACAATAAAATGGGTATCGATTGGACAAAATTGTGCAATTGTACAAGAATAGACAAGAAACAACAAGATTGACTTCTTAAATATTACCAAATGAAGTGTTAATATATAGGTACAGTAAATGTTACAAAATATTATATCTGTAAAGGGAGGAACACAATGAAAAAACTTTTATCACTAGTACTTATGGTAGCACTTATGGCATCTTTGTTTGTAGGATGTGGTCCAAAAGAAACGGACACTAGCACAGACGCAGGTAGCTCAAGTGAAGCAACAACAGACGATGCAGGCGCAGCAGATGAAACTGAAGACGCAGGCGAAACAGAAGAAGTAGCACAAGACGTAGAACTTCGAGTTGTAACAATGTTTGGTGGTACAGACCCATCAACAGAAACATTCGAACAACAAATCAAAGATTTCATGGCAGCAAATCCACATGTAACAATTATTAACGAATCAATGACATCTGTCGGAGATGAGTATAGAACAGCTGTAAAAACTGACTTCTCAACAGGAAACGAAGCAGACGTTACATTCTTCTACACAGGAGCTGACGTAAAAGGAATTATTGAAAGTAATAGCGTAGTACCTTTGTCAGAAGTTCGTGAAACATTCCCAGAAGTTGGAACAGCTATTTCAGAAGGTATCCTGGATTCAGTTAGAGAATTTGATGGTGAAGTATATGCGTTACCATTAACTGGTTTCTATGAAGGATTATTTATCAACAAAGGACTTTTTGATGAATATGGCCTTGAATACCCAACAACTTGGGAAAACATGGTTAAAGCGATTGAAGTATTCAACGAAAATGGAATAACTCCATTTGCAGGTCCTGTAGCACAATCACATTACATGATTGAGCACTTCATTCTTGCACAAGCAGGTGTTACTGAGCACCAAAACATGTTAGACGGCGACGTTCCTCAATCATGGGTTGATGGATTAACACTTATTAAAGACTTCTATGACATGAAAGCGTTCAGTCCTGATGCGATTTCAATGGAAATCGAAGCAGCACAAAACCTTTTCCGTCAAGAAAAAGCAGCTATGATCTTAGAAGGTTCTTGGTTCATCGGTGGATGTGATGAAGCACTTCAAGAGAAAATGACAGTTATTCCAATGCCTACAGCGCCAGGTGGAGCAAAAGATCCTTCATCTATCGTTGCTGGATATTCAAGTGGATACTATATCTCAAGAAGATCATATGAAGACGAAGCGAAGCAACAAGTTGTTATTGACTTAATCAACTATTTAACATCAGCAGATGCAATTAAAGCGATTGCAACAGCAAATGGTGGAACACCAAGTGCGGCTGTAACAGTTGAAGGTCTTTCACAAGTTGCATTAGATGGACATAAGATTGCAGCAGCAGCTAGTGGTCTTACAATGCCAATCGACTCTCGTTTAAAACCAGAAGCATTTAACTATATTGTTAAAGAAGGTGTTCCATTCATCGCATTTGGTGAAAGAACAGCAGAAGAAGTTTTAGCAGAAGTTAAAAATATTCAGAATCGTTAAAAAAACTATAGCAGCATATCGATATCTATCGCCGTGCTGCTATATTTATACCCAAATAACGCAATAAACTATAA
This sequence is a window from Vallitaleaceae bacterium 9-2. Protein-coding genes within it:
- a CDS encoding DUF6171 family protein, giving the protein MGPCKRCYAFVDGSADLYTAMQKHMKNLPPEMKCTQEVYERRLAQCEACEKLQNGMCAYCGCFVILRARKKNQYCPYPKTPKW
- a CDS encoding HD-GYP domain-containing protein, which codes for MKQKHKKTIILNSILGIIYFIVAFIFYQQFGISDWKQLLFWSVLAIVAESFVVVSSAGTSTSVGTAIYLYAAVLGTPLDVMLVVTLGVLLCFPEINDKRRHILNTPLYKMLFNVFNISLSMGLASVFFKFYQGDFNIVVYALVMFVVLAAEELINGFILYQYFSIQLDDIKARDILKDILGSYLNSIAIGTLGIFLVFADYTYGKSIVIILFIPILLARYSFKLYYDSQRMAIDTIHALNEALHAKDAYTGGHTGRVQQYAMDIAKAYKLTSHQIDTIDKAALLHDIGKIGIPDDILNKNGKLTAEEYRRIQEHATIGGHIIGSVHSLRKISLIIIQHHERYDGKGYPNQLSGDQISIEAAILMIADSFDAMTSDRPYRKAYTKEYAIKELIENAGIQFHPKVVKCFVEEVLSQPGYNVGDATAEIVEIDQVLEAQNTSERAKEA
- a CDS encoding DUF5317 domain-containing protein, translating into MIFEGIVLAVIFGYLRKGRIKNLENITIQYWGAFIFAFGMQTIAFVIESIPEVGFYLLHIGSYVLIVFVCIRNHRFIGMWLMGIGTFLNGLVIALNHGMMPVKLPIGAEPIFDRGHMLLTHTTQLGFLADIFVIEIPKLSTRVMSVGDFIIVVGVFHLVQQGMQAKRENNTV
- a CDS encoding histidine kinase produces the protein MKAKNAISLKSKIIVLIVCVSILPMVVLAIMVSYNYNNIIKERFVSYAQGNMSHVTATINNELEGMQESVRYMLQDPTFNDVIVKQPNVEENSLEMFDLIRDIKSYLSTIVFGKKNYDVGGIFFYKTDQHVYYPKEVGLIDRNEIPVEEMANLARSSVKTQFYETYVDGQLNVYLTQLLLHKDSFKPIAMMYYRIDPEYLEHILENINIQSDESIYLYADEARVIASKGTVRNDHKILSEEFREKEPGLYIQTMDQEEYYIITDRIPTLNLSLITLVSSKMLMQDSEKIIRLGIILYLAMVPFFILMAYVLFRVILKPMRELTSKMKAFERGELDVKVPETRTDEFGVVYNAFNRMTQNINRLVSDVYVKELAKKDAEISALQEQINPHFLYNTLESINWRAQLAGEEEIALMIQALSKLMDASTNRSKRKVITVKEEVGYLNQYMYLIQMRYSDSLKYKQTIDASIQDALVPKLLLQPLIENAVKHGIEPIGEGCIELIGRRDGERLEFIVRDNGSGMDEEQYKKIQCMITEEKGIMDMKKGEGASVGLQNVFRRIQLIYGNDAKIWIESSQNEGTSIMISFPATLETMTE
- a CDS encoding response regulator, which produces MGKYKIFIIDDEPMVIKGLKELVPWEEINCEICGTAKNGVEGLQLIGELKPDIVVSDIRMPKLNGLQMIEKLRAVTKETKFIVLTSYREFDYAQKAIELGVIKYLLKPTNIEDIKSAVIEAMMQLDDERSKEDDVKRLRKKLIETINVFDEEAVEEAVNEPIKKQKDQITSSKEEENESRIKYLAVQAINYMKENYSHKLDLQEVADHLLISTWYLCKILKQELDNSFVQLLNEIRVQEAKRLLVETQYKVYEIGELVGYTDTPYFTKTFKKYTGVTPNQYRNTNYV
- a CDS encoding extracellular solute-binding protein gives rise to the protein MKKLLSLVLMVALMASLFVGCGPKETDTSTDAGSSSEATTDDAGAADETEDAGETEEVAQDVELRVVTMFGGTDPSTETFEQQIKDFMAANPHVTIINESMTSVGDEYRTAVKTDFSTGNEADVTFFYTGADVKGIIESNSVVPLSEVRETFPEVGTAISEGILDSVREFDGEVYALPLTGFYEGLFINKGLFDEYGLEYPTTWENMVKAIEVFNENGITPFAGPVAQSHYMIEHFILAQAGVTEHQNMLDGDVPQSWVDGLTLIKDFYDMKAFSPDAISMEIEAAQNLFRQEKAAMILEGSWFIGGCDEALQEKMTVIPMPTAPGGAKDPSSIVAGYSSGYYISRRSYEDEAKQQVVIDLINYLTSADAIKAIATANGGTPSAAVTVEGLSQVALDGHKIAAAASGLTMPIDSRLKPEAFNYIVKEGVPFIAFGERTAEEVLAEVKNIQNR